The following coding sequences lie in one Borreliella spielmanii genomic window:
- a CDS encoding TraR/DksA family transcriptional regulator has product MQKASFEHEFIEEIKKFLSAEKKEILDSIKSVENSKKEIINNDMYPKDVVDIAFDNMDGNNLEALGFVEKRKLNLINQALYRISQNSYGKCLACEKEIARERLLAIPYAFLCISCQTKKEKKSKR; this is encoded by the coding sequence ATGCAAAAAGCTAGTTTTGAGCATGAATTTATTGAAGAGATAAAAAAATTTCTTTCAGCCGAAAAAAAAGAGATATTGGATTCTATTAAGTCTGTAGAGAATAGCAAAAAGGAAATAATTAATAACGATATGTATCCAAAAGACGTTGTTGATATTGCTTTTGATAATATGGATGGAAATAATCTTGAAGCTTTAGGTTTTGTTGAAAAGAGAAAGTTAAATTTAATAAATCAGGCTCTTTATAGAATTTCTCAAAATTCTTATGGTAAGTGCTTGGCTTGTGAAAAAGAGATTGCTAGAGAGAGACTTTTAGCAATTCCTTATGCCTTTTTATGTATTAGCTGTCAGACAAAAAAAGAAAAAAAGAGCAAAAGATGA
- a CDS encoding OmpA family protein yields MSAKATILLLLFFLTKNLALSSEILEFKYIKGAKFRLEGTDNQKIYFNGHYNSSSTTNIQISSEIKDTKEKFANIKAFFRILKRENINEPYLLNEELEETFSVNKQGEYIIGANQKRPSVRGIPRFPKTPIKINEKWTYPAEEYIEASKIEKSIKDFIVKFNVNYEYKGKEEYNGKHYHIILSNYESQYNIKNISFYQKVDQKIYFDNEIGNTYKYNDEYTFEIKQHNTQHFKIIGNSLGRVISIELPNDNLIETEVENYIQEKKIKAISVEKNNKGINLSLDIEFYPNSFQIVQKEYKKLDLIAKLLEKFKKNNILIEGHTEQFGLEEEMYELSEKRARAIGNYLIKMKVKNKDQILFKGWGSQKPKYPKSSPLKAKNRRVEITILNN; encoded by the coding sequence ATGAGTGCCAAAGCAACCATACTATTGTTGCTATTTTTTTTAACTAAAAACTTAGCTTTGTCTTCTGAAATCCTTGAATTTAAATACATTAAAGGCGCAAAGTTTAGATTAGAGGGTACAGATAATCAAAAAATATATTTCAACGGCCATTATAATTCAAGTTCTACAACCAATATTCAAATTTCAAGTGAAATAAAAGATACAAAAGAAAAATTTGCAAACATTAAAGCTTTTTTTAGAATCCTAAAAAGAGAAAATATTAATGAACCTTACCTGCTAAATGAAGAGCTTGAAGAAACCTTCAGTGTAAATAAACAAGGAGAATATATAATAGGAGCAAATCAAAAACGACCCTCTGTTAGGGGTATTCCAAGATTTCCAAAAACACCTATTAAAATAAATGAAAAATGGACATATCCTGCAGAAGAATATATAGAAGCATCAAAAATAGAAAAAAGCATAAAAGACTTTATTGTAAAATTTAATGTCAACTACGAGTATAAAGGCAAAGAAGAGTACAACGGCAAACATTACCATATAATTCTTTCTAATTATGAATCACAATATAATATTAAAAACATCTCTTTCTATCAAAAAGTAGATCAAAAAATTTATTTTGACAATGAAATTGGTAATACATATAAATATAATGATGAATATACGTTTGAAATAAAGCAGCACAACACTCAACATTTTAAAATAATTGGAAACTCTCTTGGCAGAGTAATTTCAATTGAGCTTCCAAATGATAATTTAATTGAAACTGAAGTTGAAAATTACATTCAAGAAAAAAAAATAAAAGCTATTAGTGTTGAAAAAAATAATAAAGGCATCAATCTAAGCTTAGATATTGAATTTTATCCCAACTCATTCCAAATAGTACAAAAAGAATATAAAAAACTTGACCTTATAGCTAAACTTCTTGAAAAATTTAAAAAAAATAACATCCTAATAGAAGGACATACTGAACAATTTGGATTAGAAGAAGAGATGTACGAGCTCTCTGAAAAAAGAGCCCGTGCAATTGGAAATTATTTGATTAAAATGAAAGTAAAAAACAAAGACCAAATACTATTTAAAGGATGGGGATCTCAAAAACCAAAATATCCCAAATCGTCCCCATTAAAGGCTAAAAATAGACGAGTAGAAATTACAATATTAAATAACTAA
- the malQ gene encoding 4-alpha-glucanotransferase: MKYEKMRINLNLKRKSGILLNISSLPSKYGIGDLGKGAYKFIDFLFASSQSYWQMFAYSPIDFTRSPPYSIFSAFAGNVYYIDLEVLDKFIDSDLNSLKENETRYSDLKKISLKDKFLKEAALNFINRASVDEVRSFEKFKKKSSYWLLDFASFVAFKEYFFKESKGAFNVLFDRGILKRNEKDLFKLRNILSKEIKIQEVLQYFFFSQFQALKRYANGKGIELIMNVPLFMAYDSADVWAHQKYFKLRFDASKDKVAGISPDYFLEQEQAWDSPAYSWNVLKKVNYEWWVKRIGVLKKYVDVIKIDHFRGFVSTWEVSAGETYAFNGLWVKSPGRDFFNFILNEIKDLKIWVEDFKNDLEDVSRLRDFFNFPGMRIMKLAFDFDSGNQNLPHNYIKNCIVYTGINDNDTILEFINSLDDLHKKYIFDYLNTNENFVVWDMIRSAMSSVSDNVIIPMQDYINLGDEFSANIPKSTLGNWIFRLLESDLDTTLSKNISFITRLYGRA, from the coding sequence ATGAAATATGAAAAAATGAGAATTAATTTAAATTTAAAAAGAAAAAGTGGTATTTTGCTTAACATAAGTTCTTTACCATCTAAATACGGTATTGGAGATTTGGGTAAAGGGGCTTATAAATTTATAGATTTTTTATTTGCCTCTTCTCAAAGTTATTGGCAAATGTTTGCTTATTCCCCTATTGATTTTACAAGATCTCCCCCTTATTCAATTTTTTCGGCTTTTGCTGGTAATGTTTATTATATTGATCTAGAAGTTCTTGATAAATTTATAGATTCGGATTTAAATTCTTTAAAGGAAAATGAAACTAGGTATTCTGATTTAAAAAAAATAAGTTTAAAAGATAAATTTCTTAAAGAAGCTGCTTTGAATTTTATTAATAGAGCTTCGGTTGATGAGGTTAGAAGCTTTGAAAAATTTAAGAAAAAGTCTTCTTATTGGCTTTTAGATTTTGCAAGTTTTGTTGCATTTAAAGAATATTTTTTTAAAGAGTCAAAAGGTGCTTTTAACGTTCTTTTTGATAGAGGAATTCTTAAAAGAAATGAAAAAGATTTATTTAAATTGAGAAATATTCTCTCGAAAGAGATTAAGATTCAAGAGGTGTTGCAGTATTTCTTTTTTTCACAGTTTCAAGCTTTAAAGCGCTATGCAAATGGTAAAGGAATTGAGCTAATTATGAACGTACCTCTTTTTATGGCGTATGATTCTGCTGATGTTTGGGCGCATCAAAAATATTTTAAGTTGAGATTTGATGCAAGTAAAGATAAGGTTGCAGGAATTTCTCCAGATTATTTTTTAGAGCAAGAGCAAGCTTGGGATAGTCCAGCTTATAGCTGGAATGTTTTAAAGAAAGTTAATTATGAATGGTGGGTAAAAAGGATTGGGGTTTTAAAAAAATATGTAGATGTAATTAAAATTGATCATTTTAGAGGTTTTGTTTCTACTTGGGAAGTTAGTGCTGGTGAGACTTATGCTTTTAATGGGTTGTGGGTAAAGTCACCAGGGCGAGATTTTTTTAATTTTATTTTAAATGAGATTAAAGATTTAAAAATTTGGGTTGAAGATTTTAAAAATGATCTTGAAGATGTTTCAAGGTTAAGAGATTTTTTTAATTTTCCGGGAATGAGAATAATGAAGCTTGCTTTTGATTTTGATTCTGGCAATCAGAATCTTCCTCATAATTATATTAAAAATTGTATAGTTTACACAGGAATTAATGATAATGATACAATATTAGAATTTATTAACTCTTTAGATGATTTGCATAAAAAGTATATTTTTGATTATTTAAATACAAATGAAAATTTTGTTGTTTGGGATATGATAAGAAGCGCTATGAGCAGTGTTTCTGACAATGTAATAATACCAATGCAAGATTATATTAATTTAGGAGATGAATTTAGTGCAAATATTCCAAAAAGTACTTTAGGTAATTGGATTTTTAGGTTATTAGAAAGTGATTTAGATACTACTTTGAGTAAAAATATAAGTTTTATTACAAGGCTTTACGGCAGGGCTTAA
- a CDS encoding putative glycoside hydrolase, translated as MCMKIFIYWIVIFFFFVFKIFSIYSLTDEEFFKKYSLFFVYKGFLSKNVNGKITKVQVNGIDSRWIYPFSKLVPSRITSIYEDIYSSSSFLTTSDNLYVSYDYSKNFRKLVGINKFNSSAYITSSAFSQGEYKRIAIGTAIHGIYLSVNGAVSFKNLNRLIPQIYLGAGYYDIISAIEFSKEDTNNIYFSSGVYGDIFLISQESGFIRKISFPFKKQIIRILDLSSKNVEKILVRTYDNHFYSYFKGQWVFIGKLALQDQDFIEKSQRMQLAKNKGSIYLTAHTLRSNREVDERFKFIKDSGMNAVVIDFKDDSGNLTYSTKLDLPNKLKSVKNLIDVSYILKKAREFGIYVIARCVVFKDAKLYYYNNFKYALWNKRTNKPWAHFIKKVDSSGLVKYLQVEHWVDIFSPATWEYNISVAKEIQSFGVDEIQFDYIRFPSDGPVSLATSRMNKYEMQPVDALESFLIMAREQLYIPISVDIYGYNGWFPTNSIGQNITMLSDYVDVISPMFYPSHYTNDFLPSNFYYTKRAYKIYKEGSDRALMFSLDRVVIRPYVQAFLLGKERFVDDEIYLKYLKFQLKGVKESFGSGFSLWNASNVYYMVKGSLKEYLDSF; from the coding sequence ATGTGTATGAAAATTTTTATCTATTGGATAGTTATTTTCTTCTTTTTTGTTTTTAAAATTTTCAGTATATATTCATTAACTGATGAAGAATTTTTTAAAAAATATAGTTTGTTTTTTGTTTATAAAGGATTTTTAAGTAAAAATGTTAATGGGAAAATAACTAAAGTTCAAGTTAATGGGATAGATTCCAGGTGGATTTATCCTTTTAGTAAGCTTGTTCCTAGTCGAATTACCTCTATTTATGAAGATATTTATTCTTCAAGTTCATTTTTGACTACAAGCGATAATCTTTACGTTTCTTATGATTATTCAAAAAATTTTAGAAAATTAGTGGGAATTAATAAATTTAACAGTAGTGCGTATATCACATCGAGTGCTTTTTCTCAAGGAGAGTATAAGCGTATTGCTATTGGAACTGCGATTCACGGCATTTATCTTAGTGTTAATGGAGCTGTTAGTTTTAAAAATTTAAATCGTTTAATTCCTCAGATTTATTTAGGTGCAGGGTATTACGACATTATTAGTGCTATTGAATTTTCAAAAGAAGATACAAATAATATATATTTTTCTTCTGGAGTTTATGGAGATATTTTTTTAATCAGTCAGGAAAGTGGATTTATTAGAAAAATTTCTTTTCCTTTTAAAAAGCAAATAATACGTATTTTAGATTTATCTAGCAAGAATGTGGAAAAAATTTTGGTGAGGACATATGACAATCATTTTTATTCTTATTTTAAAGGGCAATGGGTATTTATTGGAAAATTAGCTTTGCAAGATCAAGATTTTATTGAAAAATCACAAAGGATGCAGCTTGCTAAAAATAAAGGTTCTATTTATTTAACAGCACATACATTGCGTAGTAATAGAGAAGTTGATGAAAGATTTAAATTTATTAAAGATTCGGGTATGAATGCTGTTGTAATTGATTTTAAAGATGATAGTGGTAATTTAACTTATTCTACTAAGCTTGATTTGCCCAATAAGTTAAAATCTGTTAAAAACTTGATTGATGTTTCTTATATTCTTAAAAAAGCCAGAGAATTTGGAATTTATGTTATTGCTAGATGTGTTGTATTTAAAGATGCAAAATTGTATTATTATAATAATTTTAAGTATGCTCTTTGGAACAAAAGGACAAATAAGCCTTGGGCTCATTTTATTAAGAAAGTTGATTCTAGTGGTCTTGTTAAATATTTGCAAGTAGAACATTGGGTAGATATTTTTTCTCCTGCTACGTGGGAGTATAATATATCTGTTGCAAAAGAAATACAATCTTTTGGAGTTGATGAAATACAGTTTGATTATATTAGATTTCCATCAGACGGTCCTGTATCTCTTGCAACCTCAAGAATGAATAAGTATGAGATGCAACCCGTTGATGCTCTTGAATCTTTTTTGATTATGGCAAGAGAACAGCTTTATATTCCTATTTCTGTTGATATTTATGGGTACAATGGTTGGTTTCCTACTAATAGCATTGGGCAAAATATTACAATGTTATCAGATTATGTTGACGTCATATCTCCTATGTTTTACCCCTCACACTACACTAATGATTTTTTGCCAAGCAATTTTTATTATACAAAAAGAGCTTATAAAATTTATAAAGAAGGGAGTGATAGAGCACTTATGTTTTCTTTAGATAGGGTTGTAATTAGGCCTTATGTTCAAGCTTTTTTGTTAGGAAAGGAAAGGTTTGTGGATGATGAGATTTATTTGAAGTATTTAAAATTTCAGCTTAAAGGGGTCAAAGAGTCATTTGGTAGTGGTTTTAGTCTTTGGAACGCATCTAATGTTTATTATATGGTTAAAGGCAGTTTAAAAGAATATTTAGATTCTTTTTAA